GAAGTTCGCCCACGCCGACGGCTCGGCCCGGGCCGAAGGGTTCCTGCTCGGCGAACACGCCCGTACGGTGACCGATCTGTCCCAGATCGCCCGCGACGCCTCAGGGCTGTTCGCCGCCGCCGAGATCACGATCGAAGGCGGCGAGCATGTGACACTTCGGGCGACGCGCCGTACCGGTGGATTCTGGGTGCCGATGGGTTGGGAGCGGGTAGGTCCGACCATGAGCGCCTACGACGAGTTCCTCGAACTCACCACCGGAAACGGTGGCACCGGACGGGGCCTGGTCGAGCAGGGAATCATCCGCAGGCTCGCATAGCCGCCAATTCGACCCGGTGCCCGGATCAGCGTTGGTCGATGGCGAACTGCGGCAACGCCTTATGGCGCCGCCTAATCGAACCGTGTCGAGGACTCAGGGAACCGGCACGGCGGTGACCGGAACCTTGTCGCGTTCTTGGGCACCGAAGATCGCTGCCTTGATGATGCCGACCTTGGATTTGATGAACACCTCGTCCTCGGGCCGGGCGACCACGAACGACAGAATCCACACCGAGGTCAACGCCAAACCCAGCGTGACCAACCACGCCAGATGCGTGAACACCAAGTGCGCGTTGAGGTTCAGGGCCGTCCACATCGGCCAGGCGGCGGCACCGTTCGCTATCCCGTCGGACATCGGAATAAACGCGATGACAAGGGCCAACCGCCACCGCTGAAGATAGGGGCTCATCCGGTAGATCAACGCGCCGGCCGTCATGGGCATCAACGGATTGACGCAGACCCACCACAACGGCAGCCCCCAGAAGTTGAGCGGTTGCGGACCGTAGTACTCGTAGGCACCCATCAACACACCGGGGCTTTCCAGCCAGATGTTGATGAAGACGTCGATCAAGTACAGCTGAAAAAACTGCTTTGCGGGTTACGCCAGTCTGGTAGATGCGAAAAGCCAGGTACGCCAGTCCCCCGACGTACCAGATGTAAACAAAGTTGATGAACAAGGGAAAGTCTCTGCCCATCGACGAGAACGTCTTCGTCACGGCCTGCTGACGTATGTAGCACAAACCCAACGTGTCGACGATCGGCTCGAACAGGCAGGCGATCCCTCCGCCGATCAGGCAATAGGCCAGCAGCGGGCCACGGCCCGTCACGAGATGTTTGACTGCGAAGAAGACACCGAAAAGCACCGGAATCCCGAGGAAGATCGTGAACAACACCTCAGGCACAAAGGGAATCGGCGTCGTCGGGTGCGCCGGGATCGGTGGGGCTGCGAGCACAGTGTTGAACGCCGTCATCTCTTCCCTTCGCCGCGAACGGGAACGCGCACCCTGCGCGCCACTCGAAGAGCCTATCGAGCTATGAATGACTTTTCAATAATGAACATATCTTCATTCTCTGGCCCGGCCGCAACAAGTGTCCTCTGCTCCACCGTGGTCGCCACTGATCCCCCAAATCCGCCGCCAGTGCATGCTTCGACGACAAACGATCTGCGATCGAGTTTCAGGACTGATTGTTGAGCAGCACAACAGCTTTCAAGGTGCGCAGACGTAAGATCAAGCGCCGGAGCCAGGCGACACGGCTACACCGCGACGAAGCGTCTGCGCGGCGTCCGCAACTGGGCGACCAGCTCTGCCGCCGCACGCTCACCGGAGACGGTTGCGGTGCACATGTTCGACGAGGAACGAAATACCCCGGCGAGCTGAATACGGGAGGTGACTGCGGCCTGCCGCGCCTGGAACTGCCCGAGTTGCTTGTAGAGGCCCGGCCTGCTGTACACGATCACTTCGTTCCACCGCGCAATTCGTGTGTAGTCGACGGTGTCACTGACCCCGGGGATCAACTTTTCCATCCGGCGCAGGATCTCGGTGCGGATGGTGTCGTCATCCTCGTCGATGATCTGTTCGGCGAATTCGGTCATGGTCAGAATGTCAAGCAGGCCATGGCCTTCCGGCGCACGACCGGGCGCCTTGTTGTGCTCGCAGGTGAAGCCCATCAGATCGGGATCGACCGGCTCGGGGATGTTGATGACCGATGCCACAATGCCTTTGGGTTTACGGGTGACCCCGGTGTTCATCACCACGCATTTGGTGTAACGCAGGCCACGCAGGAACGCCTGCGACGCCGCGTCGAAATGGCCCGGCACGAGATCGGGAATGGTATCGCCGCGGGCGGTGACCACGGCGCCCGAACCGGACTCGGTATGGGTCTTGCCCTCGCCGTCCGTCCACGTGACGGTCACGCCGTCGGCCTCTTCCCGGATCTCATGGACGGTGGCCTTCAGCCGGATGTCCATGCCTTCGGAGAGCCGGTCGACGTACGTCGAGTACCCCTCACGGAACGCGTAGAGCTTGCTGCCCAGGATGTTGTACAGCATGAAGAACAGCTCGAGGTTCGAAATGGCGTCACCACGCACGCCCAGCACCCCACGAACCGTCGAGTTGATGACGTAGTCGTAGACCTCCCCGGACAGGCCGAGGTGCAGCGAGCAGTATTCACGTGGTGTCATGGTGTCGAATGCCGAAGCGCGAGAGAGGTCTTCGTAGTTGAGCAGCTTGCTTGCGCGGGTCGCATCGACACCGAATCGGGCCATCAGCGCCTTGGACTTCAGCGACACGAGCGGTGTCTTGAGGACGTCGAGGAACAGGTGGTCCGAGCGCAGGTTGTAGATGGTGTCGTCGCGGGCAAAGCCGATGATGGACCCGGCCGGGATCAGATCTTGACCGCTACCGATCTCGTGGGCGAGTTTGACTACCGGCTCGTAGGCACTCGGCAATATCGTGGCCCCCTCCTCCATCAGGTAACCCTGTTCGCGGTGGGTGTGGATCATCCCACCCGTACGGTCGCGCTTCTCCAGAACGACAGCCGGGATGCCCTGCTGCCGAAGCCGATACGCCGCGGTGAGGCCGGACGGCCCGGCACCGACGATGAAGACGGGTCCGCGATCGGCCAGTCCGTCCTGAGTGTGGGGTGTCATCTCTTAGCTCTCTTTCTCGGGGTATCAGGGTGTGCGACCAGGGAGGGCAACACGAAGTCTGTGACGAGCGCTTTTTCGGCGTCGGCGTCGAGGTCTTCACGCAACATCAACATCAGGTAGACACCACGCAGCCACTCGACGGCGCGGTCGTCGCTGACTTCGGGCCGGATCTCGCCGCGTTCGCGGGCACGCCGCAGCATTGGCCCCAACACGTCCAAAACGATTCCCTGCATGGCGGATTCGTGACCGGTGATCAACCGGTGCAAGGACACGGTGGTTGTCGTGTCCAGCAGGTGGCCCAGTTCCGGGTCGGAGCGGGCCGCGTCCACCGTGGCGATCGAGGTCTGCAGTAGCAGTTCGTCAAACGGGGCATTGCGGTCGGCGATCGGGCGGATGCCCTCCCCCAGTTCGCGCAGTCTGGTCACGATCGCGGCTTCGGTGATCTCGCGCCGGGTCAGGCCCAGCCGGTAGACACCGGTGCGCCCGATACCTGATTCCTTCGCGATGTCCTGCATCGTGGTCCGGTCGACGCCGTAACGGGCGAAGCAGCGGCGCGCAGCGGCGATTACCCGCTCCGGCGGCCCAAGTGTCTGGTTCTCGGTGACCATCGCGACCATCTAACCGCCTCCACTCGCGTCGCTCTGCGATTGCTTGAGGCGATTGAGATATTGATTGGGGCACAACGGCTTTCCAGGTTGGCCACAGTAGAGGCTGCCCTGCTGATAGGACGGCAGCACCGGGATGCTGTTCACACCGCCGGTCATCGCTACCCAGTCGTTGGGGATCTGGTAAGCCACCACGGTGGTGAAGCCTGCCCATCCGCAGACCGCCAGGGTGGACAACAGCGTCTTGACGGCGGAGTTTACGGTCAACGCGTCGACGTCACGGTCCACCGCGCACCGCCCGTTCGCATCGCGTCCGTCGCGCAGCCAGGTGAACATCAGGCAATACGAGGAGATGAACAACAACTCGGTCAGCGGTAACCGGTGCGTCGTGCCGGCCCACAGCGTCAGCGCGTCCGGCGAGGACACGTAGCTGTAGACACCGGTCCGGTTCCATACGGTGGCCAGGCATCCGAAGGCCACCATGAACGTCCCTAAGACGACCGCGTAGAGCGCGACCGTGCTCGCTCGCGGGAACTGTCGGCGCAAAGCATCCAGATAGGCACAGCCCACGATCGCGGCTCCCACTCCCAGCCAGATATAGGCCGGCATGCACCAGCCCAGGCTCCACGCCCACCGATCGGCCTGCGGTGCAGCGAAGCCCGGGAACTGCCCGGCCCACGTGCCCAGATTCAGCGAGTGGGCGTTCAAGGCCCAGGTGGGGTTGAACATCTGGCACAACACGTCGAGCACGGACGCGAACAAGCCGCCCAAGAACAGCTTCCCGTCCAGGGTGACGGTGCGCTGCCGGTACGCCGGGCGCAACAGCGTGTACCAGAACAGGAATGCGAACACCGAGAGGCTGAGCGTCTCCGTCAGCCGGATGACCCAGCCGTAGCGGTACGGATCCGGGCCGGGGTCGACGGGTTTGGCACTCCCGGACAGCAACCACCGGGTCCAACAGGTCACCGCCAGGCCAACCAGCGCCAAGCCCGCAGCGGCCCACAACCACACCTTCCCGGACGGCCGCGCGCTGGCACCGGACGTCGCGGGCGTGTCCCGGTCGATCAGAACCGCATCGAAACCGGCGTTCATTGCTGGAACATAACACATGGAACGGCTTACGTACCTCGTTCCAATGTCGTACATTGTCCCCGATGAGTAACCCAACCGTGCCGATGGTCGAGCAGCCGAACCTGCTCCACATGGTCAGCTCGCCGAACACGTTCTTTTTCGACAGGCAACGTCGCCGAGGCGGCTCCCGGCGTGCACACACCGCTGGGCTGGAGCATCTGGGGCGGCCTGACCGAACAGGTCCTCTCCGAGGTCGTCGTCGCCCTCGGCGCATGGCCGCGCCCGCCCGATGTCTCCGATGTCAACAGACGGTTCGGTTGCATCTTCTACGGCCGATATGCGGCCAATGTCAATACTTTTCGCGCCTTCGGCGATCGGATGCCGGGCACGTCGGGCGATGCGGTGGAGGCCCAGTTTTTTCGGGGCCAAGATGTCGCACGAGCACAATCGGCCGGTACGTCACCGGTATCCGATCGTGGCCGCGAAGATGCCCCGGAATGTGATTCAGACTCCCCGGCAGGTGGCTGCGTACCGGGCCGACAACTATGCGTGGTGGACGAGTCAGGTCTGTGACCGTGCACCGGTCGGAGTGGAGGCAGGCGTTGCGGTGCTCTCCGAGGGCCGCCGCCGCTACGTCCCGGTGATGCGTGCCCACTGCATTGTCACCCTGCTGGCCCAGGCCTTCTACGACCAACTCACCAAGTTGTGCGACGCAGCCGGAATGGACGGCGCGGAAAGGACTTTGGTCAGTGGATACGGCGGCATGGAGGAGTCCGCCGTGGTCGCCGATGTGCGGGAGCTGGCCGCAGGGCGACTTACCGAGTCGGAGTTCGTCCACCGGCACGGGTACCACGGCCGGGGCGAGGGCGACGTGTCAAGCCGTTCCTGGCGCGAGGACCTGACCCCGATTCGGGCCTTGGCCAAGTCGTACCGCAAGTCCGGTGCCGATCCGCTGGCCAATGCCGCGTCCACCCGATTGGCCCGGCAATCTGCCGAACGTCAACTGCGGGAACAACTTCCACGATCACGACGGCCTTTGGTTGGACCAACCCTGGCATTGACGCGACGATTTGTGCTCGGCCGTGAAGTCGGCAAGGCCGGCTTTCTGCTGGCCATGGACGGGATGCGCGCCGGCGCGCGAGCGATCGGGGCCGCGTTGGCCGCCGAGGACGTTCTGGACGATGAGGAGGACGTGTTCTTCTTGACCCTCGACGAACTCCTCGGCGACCCCCACGCTGATCGCGGTGACCTGATCGCCGAGCGTCGCGCCCTCTACGCCCGCTACCGAGCCTTGGACCTGCCGCCGACGTGGCAGGGCAACCCGACACCGGTGCCGTTGGACGGCGGCGAGCAGCCAGCCGAGCGCGTCGACGTCGTCTCAGGCATGGGCGTGAGTCCCGGCGTAGTCGAAGGAACGGCCCGGGTCATTCATGACGCCGACAGCGACCAGGCTGACGATTTCGAACCCGGCGACATCCTGGTGTGCCGCATCACCGACCCGTCCTGGGCTCCGCTGCTATCGGTTGCCGCGGCGGTCGTCATTGACATCGGCGGGTCGCTGTCCCACGGCGCCATTGTCGCCCGCGAACTCGGAATCCCCTGTGTCATCAACACTGTGGACGGCAGCCGCACGTTGCGCACCGGAGACCGAGTGACCGTCGACGGCGGCGCGGGCACGGTGCGAGTGCAGCCGGCCTAACTTCGGCCGGCCTTGGCTTTCGGAGCGGCGCTTCGGACGTGCGCACCTTTCGCTGGCGGTTGCCTTGCGGCGTCGCGAGATTCGATGCCACGCAAGGTGAGCGCGACCGCCTCGTCGAGTAACCGGTCGTCTGCCGGCTTGTCGTCGGGGGGGAACAGAAAATCGTCGTACAGCACCGTCGACATCAACATGCCGGTGACGCAACGGACCGTGACGGGCACGTCGACACCGACCAAGCCTTGTCCCTCGATAGCGGTGCGTACCCGGTCGACCACATTGCCCAGCTCGCGGCTGAGCGCGGACTCCTCCACCGCACGCCCCGCGCGTCCCTGCAGATACGCGGCGAACAGTTCGCGGTTGTCCCGCAACAGGGCTACGACACTTTTCATGAACAGGCGCGCGGCGGCCTCGTTGTTGCGCTGGTCGGAGCCGATGAACTCCCAGTCGTTGAGAAACCCGTCGACGGTGGCGTGCAGGGGTTCTTCCACCGCCGCCTCGAAAAGGCCCTCCTTATTGCCGAAATGCCGATAGATCGCCGCGGCGGTCACTCCGGCAGCGCTTGCGACGTCGCGGGTGCTGGTGCCCCGGTAACCGTGGATAGAGAAGAGCTTGCGCGCGGAGGCCAGTATCAGCGTGCGGACTTCCGCGGTGCTACGACGTGTCGGGGTGGGGCGCGCGGCACCCCCGTTCCGCTTCACTCCGGCCGACGCCATCTGTACCCTTCTTCCGCGCTGGACCGCGCTGATGACTGACACAGTAGCGGCCGGCCACCGCTACTCCCCGACCTGATCGCGGCCGCGCCTCACCACACGGTTTTGCGCCCGTCGATCAGCGCAGGTTTGGGGGCGAACTTACGGACGAGGTTGAGGTTGTAGATCGCGTAGGCGGTCGCGACGAGCCCGCTGAGCGTGAACCACGGGGTGTCGAAGTAAGACGAGGCGGTGGTCCACATGCCATATCCGCGCGGCAGATAGGTCGCGATGATCGACAGCAGCACCATGATCGCGAGGCCCATAGACGTGCCCTCCCGCGTCCTACGGACGGCCCACAGGTATCCGGGACCTACGGCGACGATGAGGTTCGTCCAGACATACCATTTGAACATCGCGGCGTCGTGTAGGCCGCCGAAGAAGTAGTTGGTCAGGTTGACCACGCAGAGGAACCACAGGGTCTGCGCCGCAATCCGATTCACCGCCTGCCGCGGTGTGACCGGCTGGTCGTAGTACCGACCCCAGATTTCTTGGCGCTCATAGCAAACCGCCATGTATAACGACCACAGCTCACAGAACACCCAGATCAACATGGCTGCGGAGCTGGCACTGAAGAACCAGAACCAATGATGTTCTTTGGCGAGCAGGAACCAGAACACCGTCCCGGTGGCATCGCAGGCGAGGTAGAACGTATGCATCCAGACCGGGTACGGGCTCTTGCGCTCCCGCACCAATAGCAGGATGCAGTAGACGTACACCCCGTAGCCGAATCCGAACGCGACCGCCGACACGATCAGCACACGCACGATATCGGGATTGCTGAAATCGTAGTTGCGCAACAGATCTTCGAGTACCAACGGGCGAACTCCTTTTCACGGCAGGATCGAGCGCTCAGCGAGCCGGCGACAGCGCGT
The nucleotide sequence above comes from Mycobacterium kiyosense. Encoded proteins:
- the hemG_1 gene encoding protoporphyrinogen oxidase, coding for MTPHTQDGLADRGPVFIVGAGPSGLTAAYRLRQQGIPAVVLEKRDRTGGMIHTHREQGYLMEEGATILPSAYEPVVKLAHEIGSGQDLIPAGSIIGFARDDTIYNLRSDHLFLDVLKTPLVSLKSKALMARFGVDATRASKLLNYEDLSRASAFDTMTPREYCSLHLGLSGEVYDYVINSTVRGVLGVRGDAISNLELFFMLYNILGSKLYAFREGYSTYVDRLSEGMDIRLKATVHEIREEADGVTVTWTDGEGKTHTESGSGAVVTARGDTIPDLVPGHFDAASQAFLRGLRYTKCVVMNTGVTRKPKGIVASVINIPEPVDPDLMGFTCEHNKAPGRAPEGHGLLDILTMTEFAEQIIDEDDDTIRTEILRRMEKLIPGVSDTVDYTRIARWNEVIVYSRPGLYKQLGQFQARQAAVTSRIQLAGVFRSSSNMCTATVSGERAAAELVAQLRTPRRRFVAV